In Marinobacter sp. ANT_B65, the following proteins share a genomic window:
- the phoU gene encoding phosphate signaling complex protein PhoU: MVPNKDDVYGDHISNRFNDELLALKTRFLKMGGLVESQIDSALQALIEGNGELAEEIRSNDRLVDRMEMDIDEEAMLIIARRQPTARDLRLVISVIRMVADLERVGDEAKKIARFAIKLTEEGQAPQGYAEVRNIGAHVMGMIHDSLDAFARLDSEQALRVMKEDKRVDEEYQSATRSLLTFMMEDTRNITHCMSVMWVLRALERVGDHACNIAENVIFMVKGEDVRHTPMEEAERIVGR; encoded by the coding sequence ATGGTTCCGAATAAGGATGACGTATACGGGGATCACATCTCCAACAGGTTTAACGATGAGCTTCTGGCACTGAAAACCCGCTTTCTGAAAATGGGAGGACTTGTGGAATCCCAGATTGACAGTGCCCTGCAGGCCTTGATTGAAGGCAACGGCGAACTCGCGGAAGAGATTCGGTCCAACGATAGACTCGTGGACAGGATGGAGATGGATATTGATGAGGAAGCCATGCTCATCATCGCCCGCCGTCAGCCCACGGCCCGTGACCTGCGGTTGGTGATTTCAGTGATCCGGATGGTTGCGGATCTGGAGCGGGTTGGTGATGAAGCCAAGAAAATTGCCCGGTTTGCGATCAAGCTGACCGAGGAAGGGCAAGCGCCCCAAGGCTATGCGGAAGTGCGCAACATTGGCGCCCACGTTATGGGAATGATTCATGATTCGCTGGACGCATTCGCCAGGCTGGATTCCGAGCAGGCTCTGCGGGTAATGAAAGAAGACAAGCGCGTAGATGAGGAGTATCAGTCCGCAACCCGCTCCTTGCTGACCTTCATGATGGAAGACACCCGCAATATCACTCACTGTATGTCCGTGATGTGGGTTTTGCGGGCCCTGGAACGGGTGGGCGATCACGCCTGTAACATTGCTGAGAACGTGATTTTTATGGTGAAGGGTGAAGACGTTCGCCACACGCCGATGGAAGAAGCTGAACGGATAGTGGGGCGTTAA
- a CDS encoding histidine triad nucleotide-binding protein, whose product MSETIFTKIINREIPADIVYEDDTSLAFRDINPQAPVHLLIIPKKAIATINDMEEEDRELFGHLYWVAAKLAKEMGFAEEGFRTVMNCGENSGQTVFHIHLHLLAGKPFGWPPYTDKMKQA is encoded by the coding sequence ATGTCCGAGACTATTTTTACCAAGATCATAAACCGGGAGATTCCGGCAGATATCGTCTATGAAGACGACACCAGCCTGGCCTTTCGCGATATCAACCCGCAGGCACCGGTGCACCTGCTGATCATCCCGAAGAAAGCAATTGCGACCATCAATGACATGGAAGAAGAGGATCGCGAGCTGTTTGGCCACTTGTACTGGGTAGCCGCCAAACTCGCAAAAGAGATGGGGTTTGCCGAAGAGGGGTTCCGCACCGTGATGAACTGTGGTGAAAATTCAGGCCAGACCGTATTTCACATTCATCTTCATCTGCTGGCAGGAAAGCCCTTCGGCTGGCCCCCTTATACAGATAAAATGAAGCAGGCCTGA